aTACGAGTTATTTAACGGTGTTTCTTACCTTggctcaaaataatattaaatgtaggtTGTTGACATCGGTTATGTTTAGGTTAACTGATGTCTTAAGATACTTTccgaaatattattaacatacagCCTTAACATCTTTATTTTAACTGTGTTTATATCTGCTTTAAATTCGACAgcatacaataaaatgaattcagatattatattaaatcttttatttttatatacattatttttaatacaatataaatgaacTTACCGACGTCTCGCAGATTATTCGTTTGTTTTTGTGCATTGGCCAATAAAACTAAAGATACGACGATAAAAACATTGGGtactctatttaaaaaaaacattatcattttttattcacttctaaattaatttaaaaaaagaatgctaGATAAGGACAGCTGCCACTAGTTACGtttgaaataagtaaaaatattaaatttaaaaatgattctaATTTAGAAACTCGATTTCATTTTCACGTGCAAGCGGCCGCGTTCGAGAGGCGCGTGCGGTGCGGCCTTTGAAAAGTGTGCTTACTGAGAAGAGCCTGCGCCGGCGCAGGTGCGTGCTCGCAGAGAAAGATCTTGTTGATGTTCGCTTTGTGAACAGGGTTAACGAGTGAGCAATGACCACTGGGGTTGCTTTATTTCATTGATATACATACCTATCATAgtcgatataatatatgtaaattacgTTTATACGAACGAATAGTTTTACAAAATTCGTAGTGTAGTatagtttgttaataaaaattagttcTGTTGGTAACAGGTGCTAATCTAAAAAGGTtaagttttaatgtttattaattgctAACTGTTGTAtcataaaaaggtttaatttgatattatatgggaattaataataaaacaaacataatttaaaaaaaaaacttaaatattcgccatatcatatatttttccttattaattatacaacttTGGACCTATTGACATATGTTTAATACTTTGATGCCCAATAACTCAGATGTttcaataataactaattagaatagcaataaatacatacatttaaatgtgcATTTGTGTGAGAAATCAGGAATTCCGAATGAAAAGTCATAATTATACCACTGTGTAAGTTCCCAGTGGATAAGGCCATAATTATACCATTATTTCGCTTCTCATTTTAACCCCTAAGTAATGGCTAGTATTGTAACACTATAACAATAAGTAGTTCAAGTTCTATACAAACCAAACATATACTTTAAGCAGATGTTGGCAATGAAAGTACTCATATCTAATGCCAATGTTTAGTTGActacaatatttagttttactcGAATTTACTTACAATCTGccgttttaattatgttattgtctGGCGTATGGGCAAATGGCCCTCCTATTAAGTGATCACCATTACCcttaagagatattaaccattccctaaaacaccaatgcgccaccaaccttgtaaactagttacactgactcacttttTTCATCATGAAATAGTTTCAGCGATTGCGCTGACTGTACCTGCTAAATTACTACTCAATGATAAAATgcaaatttctattaaattatattaagtaggtaggtatataaacAGCAGCAACTACGATGATGACAATTAACATTGATTTATGTGCTCGTGTACTTACGAATAAGTCTCGCGTACcctacttggtgatagggctttgtttAAGTCCATCGGAGTAGGTATTACCCACTGGTGGAGAATTTTTCAATCTGCCTACCTTTCCTGTAATAAGTTTACCTATTTAACTTGTCTGTAGTTTATTTCAAACCTTATGTTTTTCCAAATTTCCCAAAAACATGTGCAAATTCTCTGGGCATTGTCGATAAGTATTTTTCGGTGTGCTTCTCGGTCACGTGGATCTCTCCTGttacatttttgataaaaactttgatCGTGCCAGCTGCACACCTTCACTTCAGTTAGGGTGGAAAAGCAAGAACTCATCAAATACTGAAAAAACCGTTGCCTACAAGGATCTGTTAAAGAGGGATCGGTGGAGGTACAATTCCATGTGGCTGAAAGGTTTGTATTTGATAGCATGTCATCTATATTTGAGCAAATGGTATTACTACGGAATTCTACTATTAATCACTGTGTACATATTACAAATGTCTTCTTTGATTGAGACGCCTGTGGTTTTATATTAAGCTATAACACTTCTTAGTGAAATCTTCCGAAGTAAGCACGTattgattgtttatttaatataaggaaTAATTGGGGATGGTTTCACTAAAACAATTAAcgataatatacattaatattatgttattaaataaagatattatcttctttttatttcattacgtaTGTTTGTTTGAAAGTTGTCAATGTTTTgggcttaatatttaattctttataatgACGATTGTAAAGTGCTTAAGGAAGAGCTGTAGTTCGACGAAGTACATTTCCATATTAAAttcattgcatttttttattagttctcTATACGTGctaaacatatacattaaatgtttttttacacaaatactAGCGCTAGCTGATTGCTATTTCATTCGTAACGGCTtgcacataaaatttattaaataattatattatttgtagccCTGTCAGTGTAGATGTTATCAATGAGATATATGAGAagttatatgtttttacttaCGCCAGGAACTTTGTTGTTTTCGGGATAAAGATTGACCTGTAGAAAATTAagtgtacttatatataaacacatacctttaaaataatcttataaaaataagtataaaatatgattgGAATAAATTTGAGTAAAAACTCATCGATTTAGAAAgttatcattttcatttttaatctgatacattataataacaattcagTCATAGCCGAAATAGCTCAGTTGGGAGAGCGTTAGACTGAAGATCTAAAGGTCCCCGGTTCAATCCCGGGTTTCGgcagtatgttttttttgtaactttttataccactaatttatataataattgttattttaaattatttcatattttgtattaacatttttaatgtacttaaagttttttttttatttacgagcAATGAAACAATCcggatatattaaaaaataaaacattgtcaaaaatataatttttaaaataagtgtaaatatactttattttaaataaatatatgaaatataaagtttttgaagatttttagaGTTCTAGTCAAAATTATATACACCAAAGTTATAAAATTTCGatacataaatgttaataacatttaaatatagattttaatatctattaaacataataattttgtatattatgtatattcgcCCATACAACAATTGATAGTGctcctaaatattttttgagatttattcataatatttataattttatattatttcagagGGTTTTTGTTAAGCTTGGTCAGAATTTAAGGCTTCAATAAATACATCAGTTCTGCTTCTggatttagtaaatttaagtaCCTACACAACCTTGttattacttttagaaatagTACGtgtatataagaatttaaaaggCTAGCCGCAATTATTTCGAataggtatttaaaatgttttttcctactttaaaaaaaatcgcttacatattaaatatacattcctcaatatataaaatatttaatacatatttgtattcttataaattaatatataggtaaatgattagttattttttttatattggtagCACTGTTGCTTTGAAAATGgcgttttataaaaacaaacgtcAGTCGTCGACGACAAGTCAATGTCAGAGACTATTTGCAATATCGAAAATAAGTCTGCTCGTGTGTGGTATTTATAATAGGttgcaaataattataacaccATAAAATGTCTGGTTTTACTGAAAACGCGTTGATACGTAagttacaagatttaaattcaaGTCAACAAAGTATACAAACATTGTCTCTATGGCTTATTCATCATAGAAAACACCACGCCGCTATTGTTAAAACTTGGTTCAAAGAAATGCTAAAAggtaagttttatgtttctttttccCGTGTCAACATAGTATACAAATCGTGGttacaatttacaatacttTCTTGTAACCATAGTTTTCATTGCATTCGTCTAATAGGATTCGAATTTAGCTtttcaaattgttttgttattaaataaagtgctattattcaattgtaatatttgtttcataccTTGAATCGTTTCTATGTCAGTCTATTATTCTTATCGCTGTGTTATATAAGCTTTACAATTGAAACATACGAAACATAAcctaagttttaaaattatattgtagcaAAAGATGGCAAGCAGTTAACATTCATGTACTTAGCTAACGATGTAATACAAAACAGTAAAAAGAAGGGGCCAGAATATGGAAAAGAGTTTGGTAATGTTCTCACGGAAGCCCTAAAACATATGGCTAAGACTGGTATCAACACTAAAACCAAGCATTCTCTTCATAGGATATTGAATATATGGGAAGAAAGAGGTGTATATGAACCAGAGAGAATAatagagtttaaaataattggtaaGTACTTACATCCTTACCTCGGAAGCCtcaatattttaacagtatGTATGGAACTAGcactatgatataattaataaattgttgaatAACATAAGCGTTACATTGGAGGCTTTGTTTCATTATGTCTACTATTAAAatggaaaatagtaactactgaacTTTGCTGGTCCTATACTGTActgtaatatttcttttgaaagtgcttttataaatctataacaATGAATAATTTGATCTTTTTATAATGTTGAAGGAAAAAAGTTCTTGAAATTTAACATGTCTTTCTGAAGCATTTTGTCTTCACAATATGGTATACTTATTgtcttcatatataatttaatattcttaacttGTGTTCCAGTTGACCCTAATGATGTAGAACTACGTAATgcaattaaacgaaaaaaaactgATACAGAAGTAAAAGAACCTGAGAAAAAGCCAAGACTATCAGAAAAAGTTAAAGAGAAAAAAGAGAGACGAAAGAGCGAGTCCAAGACCAACTCAGATGGACTTAATGACACACATTCATCAGTCAGTCCAAATACTCCTCCCGGTGACCCACCGGAGCCCGAGGAACTAATAAAGGTATAAAAgctttaatctaaaaaaaaaattaaaaaaaaaataaaaaataaataaatttttaaaatcgataaTAACTATTACCCTTTGATATTTGTGATAGCAATATTACAATATcagtgaaaatatttcaatattacttattgatgacaaaaataattaattcaattattttatttgccgAGGCCTTAAGCACAcacttataagttttttttaagcgTGTGCtgtgtttatttcataaatgctGCAATAAAGCCCGCGGCTTCGTTCGAGTTTTAGGAGTCGACGTTATAAAAAcgccaaataaaaaatagtatgtcCTTCCATGGACTTCACATTTGATTCGTACCGAATTTcgattttatagattttatagaCTAGTGGTCTTTATTTCTGTTACTGAATTAACGGAAGACTCTCTCAACTACTTCATCCTCTGCCTTTTCCTATGTTATTCCAACTGCTCATTATATGTGCTGACCCTACCTCTAAATTTGTCTTCTTTtccaaaataaatcttaaataacattgcaatataatatttaacaatttagtaattttttctCAAATCATAATATGCTCAATAGGGTCCTCATccatcattaaatatataacaaattaatgatTCTTATTTTACAACAGTTTTCCTAAACATAGCTTCTTAAGTTGCATGCTTGTAGGTTTGTCTTATAGAACTAAGACAGTTTTGCAACCCAAAATATTGAGAAaggctaaatatttaaaatactttgataaataaactttattttcaataacaaactgtaaataaagtttattgatGTTTGCAATAACAGTTAAGATATCCTTTTAAACAAGTATTGCCTGTGTTAGCAGATCCCAAAATACAGATATTACTTTTACTccgaattttatattactttttaaaaccaaaattataaaattccaGGCCTTATTAGAGTTAGAGTCAAGTGCCTCAAGCGATGAAGCTGTAAGAGAGAGAATAGCATCACTACCTCCAGAAGTATCCGAAGTGCAATTGTTATCTAAGTTAGAAGGTAAATGGTATACaaagatattttgttattgtacacTCATTCACAGAACAATTAAAGAATATGTACcaaaatatacagaaataaatatttatcagacctcattgtttcatttttcaataaaacaaaaactataccttatttttttccttaaatctggttttttatttaatttcattttcagtcatttaatatttcaatattgtttacatcaaaacaatatatttcattcatagtTTTATGATGATTTGCCAAATTTTCTTCTATTCAAAgctttttaagaattaattactcgaatctataatttattatatttcatttaagttatgtttatagttgttttgattttaattatttagctcactatattattaattcaaataatctcTAATgcataagtttaatataatcctgacacaatttttgtttttgtagcttaattttttttttaaatataaaattacaatttttaaatgttctatgttataatcaaaataattttattttatttaattgtaatatttctctTATAGATAAAGAATCCGCTGTAAGTCTCAGTGCCGTTGTCAATTCAGCAGTGGAACTACTCGCTGAATACAACTTGAGGCTATCCGACGAATTGGAGAAACGAAGGAAGGTCGCGGCCATGTTGAGGGATTTCGAACAGGCTCAACGTGAACTCGCCAAGAAAGCTGAGGCTAAGCTCGAGGTtggtatatctatataatattaaaacacgtaagttttattttgtttttcaaatctatacaaacattaatacttatcCGGTTGATAtggaatttttatattacataatatagtttatggatggattgtgtgaaagacgatatggctagaaATAATAGTACTtatgagatgacgtcagacagagaagtatggaagaagaagacatgctgcgctgaccctaaataaaattgggataagggatgatgatgatattatagtttaaagtgTGAAGATGGACATATTAATATGAGGCACCTTCTGCCATACAgcttttgtgttttaaataatttaatactatgcTATGATATCGGTACTTATTGCtacgaatattttatagattaactAGCTTACGTATGTTATAACATTCGTTTTAACGACTCGATCAATTTTTTTGATAAACTCGTTGCGGCCGGTTGGCGCAAATCTGTGTAAACCCCGTCCCCCCTTGTATCACTGTTTGCATTACGCAATCAGTTCTTTCAATTTTGGTACAAAACTTGGGCCAATTAAGCCAAAGGTTTGgccactatatatatatatacttactatgAACAATGGAAATATGAAATTGATTTGGTGATAGGTGAGCTTGAGATTGTGAAATTTGCAATTCCAATTAACGAACCTAATACGAAGTACTTTTAAACTAaaccatttaattaaattcggaAAGATAAATGAAAATTGATCAACTGacaacaaataaattgattttcttaccaaattaatgaaaattgacACAGTTATCAATCGTTTTATTAATCTTCcacataatattcaatataatttatgttatacctaaatgaatacatacaataaacatatgtatttattatcgagtagttttataatatggcaatataaaaaatattgattttggaaataattaactttaaaagaaataaatttcaggaataCAACATAAAACTCCAGAAGATTTACGAAGTTAAGGCTGAAGTGAAGTCTCACATAGATAACCTGCCTGACGTATCGAGATTGCCGGATGTGACAGGAGGCCTAGCGCCTCTCCCTTCCGCAGGAGACCTCTTCAGTATTTGAGAATtagagaatttaattatttataaaagcaatAATTTTAGGCTGACTTTAtgcatacaaattatattgttatagcgtgactaaaataaaatagttatagaGGGTTAACATTTGTCCTGTTGAACGAACGTAGTTATATgagataataaataagttttaaaacttAGCTGCTTTATTAATAAtcgttaagattaaaaaaaggCTTTATTTCTGAATCAACTAATTTCATACTCTGCGacgaagtaaaatattttaacaataacttggcttaatatataaacaaagatttaaaaaaggGGAGGATAAGTTCAGAATCATTAACGTGgtgcctttgcccagcagtggggtaTTAACTGCAGTTACATTGTAATTCATGATAAAAGACAAATATGATACGAGGTCAAAGCTTTGGCGTACATTGATACAAATCAACATATTTGCGTTGAAAATATCGAATTTACATCTCTACAATTCTACAATATCGAATATGTACAAttcaattaagaaataatattttacacgttTAAATgtgaactaatttttttttatatttttttcttttaataattatatttaatatgtttgaaaatagtCCTTtgctaaaatgtaaaaaaaaaaaacgaaacgtgTCTATGATGTACGAATTTAAATTCATAGTTCGTATTTTTAAAAGGAAAGAAATAGATAGGTGGTTTTCTGTTAATCTTAAAACATAGTATGCTTAGCTATATCGTAAAATCTCTTGCATTCgtctctatataaatataaagacataTTTCACAGTAGATTTTTTTTGGCTATAGTATCCATATCTAAACGTTATGTAGGAAGTTCTAGTCCTCcctattttattagaaaaaaattgtgtgtTTTTATACGCagtcttaattatattaataagaattacAGGACTAAAATACTtcacataaaaaagaaatactttaaaatgcTTTGGTCCAAattttttgactttgaattagTTATATAAGGAGCATTGACAGTTATTGTGGCAGCGATTTTGAACTCCGCTTAATTGTcaatatactatgtaaaatatcGGTAACGtggtaaattaaatacatatgtaataccAATGCTCTACTTGGTTGTGCTATATGCGATCAGAATCATTTATATATctggtttattatatatttggttaTGGTATAAGGTGGTAGGGCTTCTTGGTAAAAAGGCCTCATGGAaggctcatcatatattctaccatcaagcaACAACACGTAATATTGTTCTATTCTGGGTCGTAGGGTgcgtgaaccagtgtaactacaggtacaagggacataacatcttagttttctatgttggtggcgctttgacgatataaggtttaatatttcttaccgtgGCAACGTCTATGTCCTTTCTTACCGCTTCTATACTATGGTGGTCATCACTAATCAGCAGGCagccaaattttaatatttaaaaaaaaaatagaaaaaatctaTACATTTTGGTTTATAAACGTAATCGACAAGCGGTTTGTAACTTTGTCTATGCCCGCTGTAGTAGTTGTTAGTAACTAGCTGCTGTCATATAAACTTTGCACAGCTTGTATTATCAGCCCTATCCGTATTTAATTTTAGCGCTCGCTGTTTGTTAGAAGtgtttttttgttcatttcttaagatttataattgttaactaAGCAACCTTCTCAAACATATATAtgatgttttattgaaaatagtattaatttttacagacataatatgataaatgtacTGTGACAATATCGACACcttataatgacattttattgGTAGACACGTTCAACACTAGAATGATTGAGTTAAGAAgagattttttcattatttagcATAAAATTTTGAACATTAATCCTAATACATTAAAGATGTGTGCGTTACGCAAATGTATCcaagtgtatttttaatatcagagACAATTTTATAGAGcaatgtttcataattatataaatctatacaagCAATAAAACCTCGAATTAGTCACAATAACCACACTAGTAGCAGCTAGAGgctttcaaattaaaaagaatactgTAATCACTTTCTTCAtggtatttcaataattataaagtgatataatatcgTTGATTTAACGCAAATAAACTTGATATTTGAAATAGTTTGAACTCGATCGAATAATAATTCGGTTTTGTATATCCATAgacatttcatattaataaatgatgcTTCGAAGCAATTAGTATCTTTAGTCTATAGATAAAATGTCATTGACTatcttaaattagatttttttaaattattttatgtatgtatgaatgtatatgTACGGAcacaataattgtttatttgagaaaaaaatcacaatacaGGGGATAACGTGTCATTTATATGAGTTTATGTGACGTAAATggttattaattaagttttttttttattctttttgttGGTTACAATTCACCGTCTGTAAGTTTTTAACATTacaaccttttttaattttatttgattttatttggaaaGACAGCCATTATAATGAtctagtttaataatttatgttcataCCAAAAGTACGACAAATCTTTAAGAGTATCTCTTTTGTAAAACCATACTATAAAATACactttaagttaaaatagatattatgttatatatctttgacattttcaatattagtaCCGATTctgttataaacaatattcataGTCCATTTCAATGGCAGgtcaagataaaaaaatacaacttttttttttctaattgaatAACCTTAAATTGTCATGACATTGTTCGAGATCTAAAATAATccatgatattcattatgaattcgCGAAGAAATGGTGTGTTGAATATTAACGAAGTTGTTACTAAAACTTTGAAAGTgtagaaattaaattagttaagtaataaaaataactattccgCTCAAAAAATGTGAAGATTGCTTGGCAGAATCGGTATTATAAAGCAACTGACACAAAACCGTTTATGTAACTTAAGACTAAAAGTTATACACAAGTATAATGTTTTTGTGAGTTGTAAAATCAAAACGAATCGTAATAGTTCATTGTATCGTTTTATCTAGTTATTGGTTAAGCTGGCCAAATAATagagtttttagttttatttgatagTTTAGCTAAAATACATCTTGTATTAGCTGCGTGttcattttaatagaaattgtacataatattttttgatttattatctaAGGTAATACGAattaattacaatgaatataaGATGAAATGTTTacgtttcttatatattttgtgcaaattctattaaaattaacgacAATTGTATATCggcgatataataataaattttgttatattaacactacttgtgttttatttatttgtttaattataaaatgaaat
The DNA window shown above is from Vanessa tameamea isolate UH-Manoa-2023 chromosome 16, ilVanTame1 primary haplotype, whole genome shotgun sequence and carries:
- the LOC113402940 gene encoding regulation of nuclear pre-mRNA domain-containing protein 1B, encoding MSGFTENALIRKLQDLNSSQQSIQTLSLWLIHHRKHHAAIVKTWFKEMLKAKDGKQLTFMYLANDVIQNSKKKGPEYGKEFGNVLTEALKHMAKTGINTKTKHSLHRILNIWEERGVYEPERIIEFKIIVDPNDVELRNAIKRKKTDTEVKEPEKKPRLSEKVKEKKERRKSESKTNSDGLNDTHSSVSPNTPPGDPPEPEELIKALLELESSASSDEAVRERIASLPPEVSEVQLLSKLEDKESAVSLSAVVNSAVELLAEYNLRLSDELEKRRKVAAMLRDFEQAQRELAKKAEAKLEEYNIKLQKIYEVKAEVKSHIDNLPDVSRLPDVTGGLAPLPSAGDLFSI